From one Thermatribacter velox genomic stretch:
- a CDS encoding ABC transporter substrate-binding protein: MRNWKILSYLLVVFWVVSSLSLAMAEVKNPDTYIYLGIGEPDTLDPHYAYDTASGEVINFVYENLIAYKGESITEFVPRLATEVPSVENGLIRDDGKTYVFPIRKGVTFHNGNALTPEDVEYSFERGILFDPHAGPMWMIIEALFNYQTIEDFVADKVGIAWSDMFNEDGTLKDPAYEEKLVDFYNQYIDPAIEVEGDNVVFHLVRPFAPFLSILAQNASWGAILDKETCVELGLWDGKPEEWWKYHNLKKEESPLYEKAIGTGPFVLSEWDRTQQKVTLVRNENYWGEKPKIAKAIIWGIDEWSTRRAMLEAGDADQIYTPLQYLDQVKGMENVVIREGARLVITAMHFNWNVVPESKYLGSGKLDGEGIPPDFFSDIHVRKAFCYAFDYETFINEVLNGYAYRIPSVLPRGLLGYNENLPMYQFDLEKAKEELQKAWNGEIWEKGFKLTLLYNTGNEARQTACEMLKENIESLNPKFKIEVQGVQWPTYLDAYRSGQLPAFVIGWLADYPDPHNFIFTYYHSNGVYGTTQGENFIKFAQENLDSLIEEAIAKTNPEERQKLYEEIQKIAYENALGIPFYQPIDIFAMRSWVKGWMFNPMRPGEVNFDGVWKEE; the protein is encoded by the coding sequence ATGAGAAACTGGAAGATTTTGAGTTATTTGCTTGTGGTTTTTTGGGTTGTGAGCAGTTTATCTTTAGCAATGGCTGAAGTCAAAAATCCGGACACCTACATATACCTTGGCATTGGAGAGCCGGATACACTAGATCCCCACTACGCTTACGATACAGCCAGTGGTGAGGTTATCAATTTTGTGTACGAAAATTTGATTGCCTACAAAGGAGAAAGTATTACTGAGTTCGTTCCTCGACTGGCTACTGAAGTGCCCTCGGTAGAAAACGGGCTTATCAGAGACGATGGAAAAACTTACGTGTTTCCCATAAGGAAAGGTGTCACTTTTCACAACGGAAACGCCCTTACTCCAGAGGACGTTGAATACAGTTTCGAACGAGGTATTCTTTTCGACCCTCATGCAGGGCCAATGTGGATGATTATTGAAGCTCTCTTCAATTATCAAACCATAGAAGACTTTGTCGCTGACAAAGTGGGTATAGCTTGGAGTGACATGTTCAACGAGGATGGCACTCTGAAAGACCCTGCTTACGAAGAAAAATTGGTTGATTTTTACAATCAATACATTGACCCAGCAATAGAAGTAGAGGGAGATAATGTGGTGTTTCACCTGGTGAGACCTTTCGCTCCGTTCCTGAGTATACTGGCCCAGAACGCAAGTTGGGGTGCAATCCTTGATAAAGAAACCTGCGTGGAGCTGGGTCTTTGGGACGGAAAGCCGGAAGAATGGTGGAAGTACCACAACCTTAAAAAAGAAGAAAGCCCTCTTTACGAAAAGGCAATCGGTACCGGGCCTTTCGTACTTTCTGAATGGGACAGAACCCAACAGAAGGTAACCCTGGTGCGCAATGAAAATTACTGGGGAGAAAAGCCCAAAATTGCCAAAGCTATCATCTGGGGTATTGATGAATGGAGCACCCGCAGGGCCATGCTTGAGGCAGGAGACGCTGACCAGATTTACACCCCACTCCAGTACTTAGATCAGGTCAAGGGGATGGAAAACGTGGTCATCCGCGAAGGTGCACGTCTGGTTATAACCGCGATGCACTTCAACTGGAATGTGGTTCCAGAAAGTAAATATTTGGGTAGCGGAAAGCTCGACGGAGAGGGTATCCCCCCCGACTTTTTCAGCGACATCCATGTGCGCAAGGCTTTCTGCTACGCATTTGACTATGAAACCTTTATCAACGAAGTTCTTAACGGGTATGCATACCGAATACCCTCGGTACTCCCCAGAGGTCTTCTGGGATATAACGAAAACTTACCCATGTACCAGTTTGACCTTGAAAAAGCTAAGGAAGAACTTCAAAAGGCCTGGAACGGAGAAATATGGGAAAAGGGCTTCAAATTAACTCTCCTCTACAATACTGGTAACGAAGCTCGCCAGACTGCTTGTGAAATGCTTAAGGAAAACATCGAATCCTTGAATCCCAAATTCAAGATAGAAGTGCAAGGAGTGCAGTGGCCGACCTATCTCGACGCTTACCGAAGTGGCCAGTTGCCCGCTTTTGTAATCGGCTGGTTGGCAGACTATCCAGATCCTCACAATTTCATTTTTACCTACTATCACAGTAACGGTGTATATGGAACCACTCAGGGCGAAAACTTTATAAAGTTTGCCCAGGAAAACCTTGATTCTCTCATTGAAGAGGCAATAGCTAAAACTAACCCGGAAGAACGGCAAAAACTTTACGAAGAGATACAGAAAATCGCTTACGAAAACGCGCTGGGTATCCCCTTCTATCAGCCCATAGATATTTTTGCCATGCGAAGCTGGGTGAAGGGATGGATGTTCAATCCTATGCGTCCGGGTGAGGTTAACTTTGACGGAGTGTGGAAAGAGGAGTAA
- a CDS encoding ABC transporter permease, whose translation MIFYIIRRLLFLPLTLFGISLIVFLMIGTLSPYQRLATFINSPERLKGADLDKLIELYGLDDPIIVQYARWVKNLFSGNLGWSYVGKEPVYEAILKRFPYTLELTIFAVIPIILLGTWMGILSALHHNRFLDHSLRIFAVVGWSFPDFVFGLLVLMVFYSTLGVFPPGTLSIWAEEVIKSPTFRQITGMPTVDALLNGRIDVFVDALRHLAGPVLTLVYVGFAFILRITRSSMLEVLQRDYIRTARAKGLAERVVINKHAKRNAMIPVATVSGQTIIGLLAGTVIVETIFNRSGIGSFMALAAQQLDYASIMGGTLFFGFILVIGNLLVDISYALIDPRVRLE comes from the coding sequence ATGATTTTTTACATCATTAGAAGACTTTTGTTTTTACCTTTAACCTTGTTTGGTATATCGCTTATCGTTTTTTTGATGATTGGAACCTTGAGTCCTTATCAACGCCTGGCCACTTTTATTAACAGCCCTGAACGCTTGAAAGGTGCAGACCTCGATAAATTAATCGAACTGTATGGCCTGGATGATCCGATCATTGTTCAGTACGCACGCTGGGTTAAGAACCTATTCAGTGGAAACCTGGGTTGGTCATACGTTGGAAAAGAACCAGTGTATGAAGCTATTCTAAAGCGCTTCCCTTACACGCTGGAACTCACCATCTTTGCAGTAATACCCATTATCCTGCTTGGTACCTGGATGGGCATTCTTTCAGCACTCCATCATAATCGTTTTCTTGATCACAGTCTGCGCATATTTGCGGTGGTAGGATGGTCTTTCCCAGACTTTGTTTTCGGATTGCTGGTGCTCATGGTCTTTTACAGCACCCTGGGAGTCTTTCCGCCTGGCACTCTAAGTATATGGGCAGAGGAAGTGATTAAGTCGCCGACCTTCAGGCAAATAACTGGTATGCCAACTGTTGATGCCTTACTCAACGGTAGAATTGATGTTTTTGTAGATGCCCTGCGGCATCTGGCCGGTCCGGTTTTGACGCTGGTCTACGTCGGTTTTGCTTTTATCTTGAGAATAACTCGTTCCTCAATGCTTGAGGTTCTACAAAGAGATTATATACGAACTGCTCGAGCAAAGGGCTTAGCTGAGAGAGTAGTTATTAACAAGCATGCCAAACGCAATGCTATGATTCCTGTGGCTACGGTAAGCGGACAGACCATTATTGGTCTTCTCGCCGGAACAGTTATTGTAGAGACTATCTTCAATCGTTCGGGCATAGGGAGCTTTATGGCACTTGCTGCTCAGCAACTTGATTACGCCTCCATCATGGGAGGAACGCTGTTTTTTGGCTTTATACTGGTAATAGGCAATCTGTTGGTAGACATCTCTTATGCCTTAATTGATCCTCGGGTGAGGTTAGAATAA
- a CDS encoding ABC transporter permease: MRAETRRILKKLFSNASAILGISLLVFFVVIALLAPLIAPPKPGRDPYLMPVVTWSSNPQPPSPEHPFGVAGKRDIFYGVIWGTRTAFKIGIIVTLISTVIGLIVGSISGYFGKLLDEVMMRITDIFLAVPFLVAAMVLTTILGTGLDKVMIAMIAFSWMYPARLIRGNILQVKEEQYVMAAKALGVRDFKIIMRHVLPNTIFPVLIQASMRMGSLVITASALSFLGVGAPQGYADWGALLNYARNWMLGGQGEALKYWYMTVFPGTAMVLFVLSWNLVGDALRDVFDPRLKM; the protein is encoded by the coding sequence TTGAGAGCAGAAACTCGCAGAATTCTTAAGAAACTTTTTTCCAACGCGTCAGCCATACTGGGCATTTCTCTTTTAGTTTTTTTTGTGGTCATCGCTCTTCTGGCACCACTCATTGCACCACCGAAGCCGGGGAGAGATCCTTATTTGATGCCCGTTGTCACCTGGAGTTCTAACCCCCAACCTCCTTCTCCGGAACACCCTTTTGGAGTGGCTGGTAAAAGAGACATCTTCTACGGTGTCATCTGGGGCACCCGAACTGCGTTCAAAATAGGCATTATAGTGACGCTCATTTCTACAGTTATTGGATTAATTGTTGGTTCCATATCGGGGTACTTTGGAAAATTGCTTGACGAAGTGATGATGAGAATTACTGACATATTTCTTGCCGTTCCTTTTCTGGTGGCCGCAATGGTGCTGACCACTATCCTGGGTACTGGTCTTGACAAGGTGATGATTGCTATGATTGCTTTTAGCTGGATGTATCCGGCAAGATTGATTCGGGGCAACATACTCCAGGTTAAGGAAGAGCAGTACGTTATGGCTGCCAAAGCTCTGGGAGTTAGAGACTTCAAGATAATTATGCGCCATGTCTTGCCCAATACCATATTTCCCGTATTGATTCAAGCTTCCATGCGTATGGGTTCGCTGGTCATAACTGCTTCTGCACTGAGCTTTCTGGGAGTGGGAGCTCCCCAGGGTTATGCCGATTGGGGAGCACTGCTCAACTATGCTCGCAACTGGATGCTGGGTGGTCAGGGCGAAGCGCTTAAGTACTGGTACATGACCGTTTTTCCTGGAACAGCTATGGTGCTTTTCGTTCTATCGTGGAATTTAGTCGGTGACGCCTTAAGAGACGTTTTCGATCCGCGACTAAAAATGTAA
- a CDS encoding ABC transporter ATP-binding protein, which produces MERKSLLIVRNLRVYFYNENKEELKAVDGVNFEVREGETLALVGESGCGKSVTSLAILRLIDPNGLIKSGEIIFQEQNLLALPESRMQEIRGKEISMIFQEPATALNPVYTVGDQIMEAIMLHQKVSRKEAERRAEEMLRLVGIPEPRKRLYEYPHELSGGMKQRAMIAMALSCHPKLLIADEPTTSLDVTIQAQILELIKDLQKKLNMAVILITHDLGIVADLADRVVVMYAGKIVEEGTRFEVFKKPTHPYTLGLLRSIPRLDTEQERLESIPGMVPDPLSFPEGCRFRNRCAFAETKCAEDPPRIHLEGEHFVYCHFWQKINTEERARG; this is translated from the coding sequence TTGGAAAGAAAAAGCCTGCTAATCGTCAGGAATCTTCGAGTTTACTTTTATAACGAAAACAAGGAAGAGTTGAAAGCGGTAGATGGAGTCAATTTCGAAGTAAGAGAAGGTGAAACGCTTGCTCTGGTTGGGGAATCTGGTTGTGGTAAGAGCGTAACTTCCCTGGCCATTCTGAGATTAATTGATCCTAATGGCCTTATAAAGAGTGGCGAAATAATTTTTCAAGAGCAAAATTTGCTTGCGTTGCCAGAAAGCAGAATGCAGGAGATACGGGGTAAAGAGATATCCATGATTTTTCAGGAACCAGCAACAGCTTTAAATCCGGTATACACCGTTGGAGACCAGATAATGGAGGCAATTATGCTTCATCAGAAAGTGAGCAGAAAAGAAGCTGAAAGACGAGCTGAAGAAATGTTAAGGCTGGTTGGTATTCCTGAACCAAGAAAAAGGCTTTACGAATATCCCCACGAGCTTTCAGGAGGCATGAAACAGAGGGCCATGATTGCGATGGCTCTTTCCTGCCATCCCAAATTGCTTATTGCCGATGAGCCGACAACTTCTCTGGATGTAACCATCCAAGCCCAGATTCTGGAACTTATCAAAGACTTGCAAAAAAAGTTAAATATGGCAGTAATACTCATCACTCACGATTTGGGAATTGTAGCCGATCTTGCTGATAGGGTAGTGGTGATGTACGCTGGAAAAATTGTAGAAGAAGGGACGCGCTTTGAAGTCTTTAAAAAACCAACCCATCCCTATACTCTGGGGCTCTTGCGCTCTATACCTCGCCTGGATACTGAACAGGAAAGGTTGGAAAGCATTCCGGGTATGGTTCCAGATCCTTTGTCTTTTCCAGAGGGTTGTAGGTTTCGTAACCGTTGCGCTTTTGCGGAAACAAAGTGCGCTGAAGATCCACCGCGAATTCACCTTGAGGGAGAGCATTTTGTCTATTGCCACTTCTGGCAAAAAATTAATACTGAAGAGAGAGCCAGAGGATGA
- a CDS encoding ABC transporter ATP-binding protein: protein MRNSEFILEVKNLKKYFPIKAGVFRKTVAFVKAVDGVSFQVRQGETFGIVGESGCGKSTLGMTLLKLHTPTSGKVLFENQDVFSLSDSELRKLRRNIQMIFQDPFSSLNPRMSVGAIIEEGLSTHRIGNAKERKAMVEVLVEKVGLSKDVLKRYPHEFSGGQRQRIGIARALALKPKLVIADEAVSALDVSIRSQIINLLKDLKDEFSLTYIFISHDLAVVRYICDRIMVMYLGKAVEIASKEALFENPLHPYTVSLISAVPVPNPDYKVRRIILKGDVPSPINPPAGCRFYTRCPVSQPLCASQEPDLLEVQPGHWVACHFPGSLKIVENQKVD, encoded by the coding sequence ATGAGAAATTCTGAATTCATCCTTGAGGTAAAAAACCTAAAAAAATATTTTCCCATAAAGGCTGGAGTGTTTAGGAAAACAGTGGCTTTTGTCAAAGCAGTGGACGGGGTGAGCTTTCAAGTAAGACAGGGTGAGACTTTTGGCATTGTTGGGGAGTCAGGATGTGGAAAAAGCACATTGGGTATGACCCTGCTCAAGCTCCACACTCCAACTTCGGGAAAAGTCCTTTTTGAAAACCAGGATGTTTTCTCGCTGTCTGATTCTGAACTTCGCAAGCTGAGGCGTAATATTCAAATGATTTTCCAGGATCCCTTCAGCTCCTTAAACCCCCGCATGAGCGTGGGAGCCATTATCGAAGAAGGACTGTCAACACATCGTATAGGGAACGCGAAAGAAAGGAAAGCAATGGTTGAGGTTTTGGTTGAAAAGGTGGGCCTATCGAAAGACGTCCTCAAAAGATATCCCCACGAGTTTTCGGGGGGACAAAGACAGAGAATAGGCATTGCAAGAGCTCTGGCACTGAAACCGAAACTGGTCATCGCTGATGAAGCCGTTTCAGCGCTGGATGTATCCATTCGTTCCCAGATAATTAACCTGCTTAAGGACTTAAAAGATGAATTTTCTCTAACTTATATTTTTATTTCTCACGACCTGGCCGTAGTCAGGTACATATGCGACCGCATTATGGTAATGTATCTGGGTAAGGCGGTTGAAATTGCTTCCAAAGAAGCGCTCTTTGAAAATCCTCTTCATCCCTATACAGTATCTCTTATTTCCGCGGTACCCGTTCCAAATCCCGACTACAAGGTGAGAAGGATCATTCTCAAAGGTGACGTTCCAAGCCCTATAAATCCCCCTGCGGGTTGTCGTTTTTACACCCGCTGCCCAGTCAGTCAGCCTTTGTGTGCTTCGCAGGAACCGGATCTACTTGAAGTCCAGCCAGGCCATTGGGTGGCCTGTCACTTTCCTGGTAGTCTGAAAATTGTTGAAAATCAAAAGGTTGACTGA
- the infC gene encoding translation initiation factor IF-3, whose amino-acid sequence MQKNARLEEAIIIVEIKYRVNNQIRAKEVRLISAEGHQIGIVPLKKALLLAEEAGLDLVEVAPNANPPVCRIMDYGKFKYEKEKKAKLSRKKQKGSELKELTMRPKIDVHDYQVKLKNAIRFLEDGNRVKFTVRFRGREMAFKEKGVELLQRIINDLKEISKQEHDIKEEGRNLSVTLAPKK is encoded by the coding sequence TTGCAGAAAAATGCCAGGCTTGAGGAGGCGATAATTATAGTAGAAATTAAGTATCGGGTAAACAACCAAATTCGTGCTAAAGAGGTACGACTTATCTCCGCAGAGGGGCATCAAATAGGTATAGTGCCCTTGAAAAAAGCATTGCTTTTAGCCGAGGAAGCTGGTTTAGACCTGGTTGAAGTCGCACCCAACGCCAACCCACCGGTGTGTCGTATCATGGACTATGGAAAGTTTAAGTATGAAAAAGAGAAAAAGGCTAAGTTGTCTCGCAAGAAGCAGAAAGGTTCGGAATTAAAAGAGCTTACTATGCGTCCCAAAATAGACGTTCATGATTACCAGGTAAAACTTAAAAACGCCATACGATTTCTCGAAGACGGGAATCGAGTTAAGTTTACAGTCCGTTTTCGAGGTCGAGAGATGGCCTTTAAAGAGAAAGGTGTCGAGCTTTTGCAAAGAATTATTAACGATTTAAAGGAAATCAGCAAACAGGAACATGATATAAAAGAGGAAGGAAGAAATCTTTCTGTAACTCTGGCACCCAAAAAATGA
- the rpmI gene encoding 50S ribosomal protein L35: MPKMKTHRGAAKRFKITAHGKVKRSQAYKSHLLAKKSRKRKRRLRKAVVLAGAEQKRIKAVLPYC; encoded by the coding sequence ATGCCTAAGATGAAAACCCATCGGGGAGCAGCCAAACGATTTAAAATAACTGCCCACGGAAAAGTGAAACGGTCTCAGGCTTACAAAAGCCATCTTCTTGCTAAAAAGAGTCGCAAAAGGAAACGCAGATTGAGAAAAGCAGTGGTACTCGCTGGGGCTGAGCAGAAAAGAATAAAAGCGGTTCTTCCTTATTGTTAA
- the rplT gene encoding 50S ribosomal protein L20, producing the protein MPRVKNSVVSRHRKKKIMKMASGYRGARSRSYRRAKEQVIKSLAYAYRDRRNKKRDFRRLWIVRINAAVRQEGMSYSKFVGALKKAGINVDRKNLANLCIADPSAFSKLVEIAKSNL; encoded by the coding sequence ATGCCCAGAGTAAAAAACAGTGTTGTTTCTCGACACAGAAAAAAGAAAATCATGAAAATGGCCAGCGGATATCGCGGGGCTCGTTCACGTTCTTACCGTCGTGCCAAGGAACAGGTTATTAAGTCTCTCGCTTATGCTTATCGTGATCGTAGGAACAAAAAGAGAGACTTCCGAAGGCTATGGATAGTGCGTATCAACGCTGCAGTTCGTCAGGAAGGGATGAGTTACAGTAAGTTTGTCGGAGCCCTTAAAAAAGCAGGTATCAATGTGGATCGCAAGAATTTGGCTAACCTTTGCATTGCGGATCCTTCTGCTTTCTCGAAACTCGTTGAAATAGCCAAAAGCAACCTTTAG
- the pheS gene encoding phenylalanine--tRNA ligase subunit alpha, with product MKIQNVDFDSYYSEFLKELENIEDLSSLNQLKGKFIGRKGKINELFKNLKDLEPQGRKVIGGKLNELKEKISFLLEKKAQEIKARAQTERTVDLSLPGKRSWCGSFHPLTITLRQIIEIFQTLGFRVEEGPEIETEYFNFEALNIPADHPARDEQDSFYLEDNFLLRTHTSPAQIRVMQKYQPPIKVIVPGKCFRRDAFDATHSPMFHQVEGLVVAEKISMGDLKGTIQVFTKRLFGEEREVRFRPSYFPFTEPSCEVDISCGVCGGEGCRSCGYSGWLEIMGAGLVHPQVLRNGGYDPERFRGFAFGMGVERIAMLKYGIPDIRWFYNNDVRFLDQFKTFR from the coding sequence ATGAAAATCCAGAATGTGGATTTTGACTCCTATTATTCTGAGTTCCTCAAGGAACTGGAAAACATTGAGGACTTATCTTCATTGAACCAGTTGAAGGGCAAGTTTATAGGTCGCAAGGGTAAAATTAATGAGTTGTTCAAAAACCTGAAAGACTTGGAGCCACAGGGAAGAAAGGTTATAGGTGGGAAGCTGAACGAACTCAAAGAAAAAATTTCCTTTTTGCTCGAGAAAAAGGCTCAAGAAATAAAAGCCAGAGCCCAGACCGAAAGGACTGTTGACCTGAGCCTTCCTGGCAAAAGGAGTTGGTGTGGTTCTTTTCATCCTCTGACTATCACTTTACGGCAAATTATAGAGATTTTCCAAACTCTGGGGTTCCGCGTTGAAGAAGGTCCTGAAATAGAGACTGAATATTTCAACTTTGAAGCTTTGAATATACCTGCTGACCACCCAGCACGAGACGAACAGGATTCATTTTATCTCGAGGATAACTTTTTGCTGCGCACCCACACTTCCCCAGCACAGATAAGAGTGATGCAAAAATACCAGCCTCCCATCAAGGTCATAGTCCCTGGAAAGTGTTTTCGCAGAGACGCGTTTGATGCAACGCACAGCCCCATGTTCCATCAAGTAGAAGGGTTGGTGGTTGCAGAGAAGATATCCATGGGAGACCTTAAGGGCACCATTCAGGTTTTTACGAAAAGGCTATTTGGAGAGGAACGCGAGGTACGTTTTCGACCCAGCTATTTCCCCTTTACCGAGCCAAGTTGTGAAGTGGATATCAGTTGTGGCGTGTGTGGGGGGGAGGGTTGTCGCTCCTGTGGTTATAGCGGATGGCTGGAAATAATGGGAGCGGGATTAGTCCATCCTCAGGTCTTAAGAAATGGTGGGTATGATCCTGAACGCTTCCGGGGTTTTGCTTTTGGAATGGGTGTAGAAAGAATTGCCATGTTAAAATATGGTATTCCCGATATCAGATGGTTTTATAATAACGATGTACGTTTCCTTGACCAGTTCAAAACCTTTCGATAG
- the pheT gene encoding phenylalanine--tRNA ligase subunit beta produces the protein MKLPIAVLKRFLLDDVSFSPEELADKLTNQGLTVERISYPKELFEERLFSAVLTEIQKANGIAYCTVKCGSEIYQIKVEEWGVPPLGSKVMINLSDGNRPSPVPWKDGKNDTLFPFLIVIDSEIPEGEPLFEILIGNDPILDLEITSNRGDCLSVAGLAREIGAGFGLEPILPEVTLSEEDWEEEFTIENQDEELCPFYSGKLVRDVEIKPSPWWLIKELCLFGLRPINNVVDITNLVMMETGQPLHAFDAAQIRGKKVIIRRAFSGEKIWTLDGVERTLNPSHLVIADATSAIAIAGVIGGLDSEVTYHTSSIFLEAAIFAPHSVRKTSRQLGLRTEASSRFERKVDPGMVLFASQRALHLMQRLAGGRINRQWLLAGSLPREKRVITCKKRGIEEILGFETSQQEVVSILERLGFEISFERQDSFQVTVPSWRHDITQEVDLAEEIGRITGYHKIPATIPSFPFDPGNPYPHKKYEEKIRSFLVNRGLKEIISLSLINQQTAEAIGFRERLVTINNPITKEHSVLRPALLCSAIEVIKNNVTVGNSDWGLFEIGKTFSRLDKGADQPFSETNAIFVALCGNSRPLLWSKEGEQDFFALKGLIEEVLEISGVGNEDFELVPRFYPFLEEPFSCALKVKGRNLGWVGKLSGELVKKFDFWGKVFVCELSLQELFELVPSENEFKLREIPAFPAAYRDISLVTDIDISWQQIQRIIRTKVVSEAIPVEKIEIFDLFQGKPLPPGKKGISVRIVFRSSQKTLDETEVEEWISGIKSELKQVKGVHLREEFVTFDH, from the coding sequence ATGAAGCTACCCATTGCAGTATTGAAAAGGTTCTTACTGGACGATGTTTCTTTTTCACCGGAAGAATTGGCTGACAAGCTTACCAATCAGGGGCTCACGGTGGAGAGAATTTCATATCCTAAGGAGCTATTTGAAGAACGCCTGTTTTCAGCAGTGCTTACTGAGATTCAAAAAGCAAACGGTATTGCGTATTGCACAGTCAAGTGTGGTTCTGAAATCTACCAAATCAAGGTGGAAGAGTGGGGGGTACCGCCCTTAGGTAGTAAAGTAATGATTAATTTAAGCGATGGGAATAGACCTTCCCCTGTACCCTGGAAAGACGGAAAAAATGATACGCTCTTTCCCTTTCTTATAGTTATCGACTCCGAAATTCCCGAGGGAGAACCTCTGTTTGAAATTCTGATTGGAAATGACCCCATCCTGGATTTGGAAATAACCTCTAACCGAGGTGATTGTCTTTCCGTAGCGGGGCTTGCTCGCGAAATCGGGGCGGGCTTTGGATTGGAGCCTATCCTTCCGGAAGTGACCTTGAGCGAAGAAGACTGGGAAGAAGAATTTACCATAGAAAATCAGGACGAAGAGCTTTGCCCGTTTTATTCTGGAAAACTGGTCAGGGATGTTGAAATAAAACCCTCTCCCTGGTGGCTCATAAAAGAACTCTGTCTATTTGGACTCAGACCCATAAACAACGTGGTGGACATTACTAATCTGGTTATGATGGAGACCGGACAGCCTCTTCATGCTTTCGATGCCGCGCAAATTCGCGGTAAGAAGGTAATCATCCGCCGAGCCTTCTCTGGTGAAAAAATATGGACCCTCGATGGAGTAGAGCGCACTCTCAATCCTTCCCATCTGGTGATTGCAGATGCTACTTCGGCCATAGCGATTGCGGGTGTAATAGGAGGTTTGGATTCTGAAGTTACTTATCACACTTCTTCCATCTTTTTGGAGGCAGCAATTTTTGCCCCTCATTCGGTGAGAAAAACCTCGCGGCAGCTTGGTCTACGAACTGAGGCTTCTTCGAGGTTTGAACGGAAAGTGGATCCCGGAATGGTACTATTTGCTTCCCAGAGAGCCTTGCACTTGATGCAAAGGCTGGCTGGTGGTCGCATTAACAGGCAGTGGTTGCTGGCTGGAAGCCTACCTCGAGAAAAAAGAGTCATTACCTGCAAAAAAAGGGGGATTGAAGAAATCCTGGGTTTTGAAACTTCACAACAGGAAGTCGTTTCCATTTTGGAGCGACTTGGTTTTGAAATAAGTTTTGAAAGGCAAGATTCCTTTCAAGTCACAGTTCCCTCTTGGCGGCACGATATTACCCAGGAGGTAGACCTTGCAGAAGAGATAGGAAGAATCACCGGTTACCACAAAATTCCTGCCACGATACCCAGTTTTCCTTTCGATCCGGGGAATCCGTATCCTCACAAGAAATACGAAGAAAAAATCAGGAGTTTTTTAGTCAATCGAGGCTTGAAAGAGATTATTTCTCTCTCCCTAATTAATCAGCAGACGGCAGAAGCTATTGGTTTTAGGGAGAGATTGGTAACCATAAATAACCCCATCACCAAAGAACACTCTGTGTTACGCCCTGCTCTTCTGTGTTCTGCAATAGAGGTCATAAAAAACAACGTAACTGTAGGGAATTCCGATTGGGGTCTCTTTGAAATAGGTAAAACCTTCTCGCGTCTGGACAAGGGAGCAGATCAGCCATTTTCTGAAACTAACGCAATTTTTGTGGCGCTTTGTGGTAACTCAAGGCCATTGTTATGGAGCAAAGAAGGAGAACAAGACTTTTTCGCTCTGAAAGGCTTAATCGAAGAAGTGTTGGAAATCAGTGGTGTTGGCAACGAAGACTTCGAACTTGTGCCTCGATTTTATCCTTTTCTCGAAGAGCCTTTTTCCTGCGCGCTGAAAGTTAAAGGGCGAAATCTGGGCTGGGTAGGCAAGCTTAGTGGAGAACTGGTAAAGAAGTTTGATTTCTGGGGAAAGGTTTTTGTTTGCGAACTTTCTCTCCAGGAATTGTTTGAATTGGTTCCATCTGAAAACGAGTTTAAGTTGCGAGAAATACCAGCTTTTCCAGCAGCGTACCGGGACATCTCTCTGGTAACTGATATCGATATATCGTGGCAGCAAATTCAGAGAATAATTAGAACAAAAGTGGTTTCAGAAGCTATCCCGGTTGAAAAAATAGAAATTTTTGATCTGTTTCAGGGCAAACCCCTTCCGCCTGGCAAAAAGGGAATTTCTGTCCGCATTGTTTTTCGTTCTTCCCAAAAGACGCTTGATGAAACAGAAGTTGAAGAATGGATTTCAGGCATCAAAAGCGAACTGAAGCAAGTAAAGGGGGTACATCTAAGGGAGGAATTCGTGACGTTTGATCACTGA